The Shewanella mangrovisoli genome has a window encoding:
- a CDS encoding methyltransferase, whose amino-acid sequence MLTNPSQVIIRNQETLSQHKVLVLNHEADSLPKALLDVAQSVDALALDYHHYLHLAPQANAKLRCYFGHQLPHQDKYDTVIVYFPKAKPLAPYLFNLAAQHLVADGQLLVVGENKGGVKSLVKLLPKYFATGVKLDNARHCLLFGSSLIDTAPEIKLSDWTSQYQLATPQGNITICNLVGVFSEKHLDQGTELLLSHLPTLSGRVLDFGCGAGVIAAALLKAQPTLSLECIDINAMALASCELTLAANGMTAKVYPSDGLAQTSGKFDGIISNPPFHDGLASTTSIAQSFVADSAKQLQSKGIWQIVANRHLPYSDTIAAEFGQLTVPAENNKYKLYSFQQA is encoded by the coding sequence GTGTTAACGAATCCATCGCAAGTCATTATCCGCAATCAGGAAACCCTGAGCCAACATAAAGTCTTAGTGCTAAACCATGAGGCAGACTCATTGCCCAAAGCACTGCTCGATGTCGCCCAGTCCGTCGATGCCCTCGCCTTGGATTACCACCATTACCTACATTTAGCGCCACAGGCCAATGCCAAACTGCGCTGCTATTTTGGCCATCAACTGCCCCACCAGGATAAGTACGACACTGTGATTGTGTACTTCCCTAAGGCGAAGCCATTAGCGCCCTATTTGTTTAATCTGGCGGCTCAGCATTTAGTGGCCGATGGTCAACTCTTAGTCGTGGGAGAGAATAAAGGCGGGGTTAAATCCTTAGTCAAACTGCTGCCGAAATACTTTGCCACCGGCGTTAAACTCGATAACGCGCGCCATTGCCTACTCTTTGGCAGCAGCCTAATCGATACCGCGCCCGAGATTAAACTCAGCGATTGGACCAGCCAGTATCAACTCGCCACCCCGCAGGGCAATATCACCATCTGCAACTTAGTCGGTGTGTTCAGTGAAAAGCATTTAGACCAAGGCACAGAGCTATTGCTATCGCATCTACCAACGCTTTCTGGCCGAGTACTGGATTTTGGCTGCGGCGCAGGCGTGATTGCCGCAGCACTGTTAAAGGCACAACCGACACTGTCGTTAGAATGTATTGATATCAATGCCATGGCGCTGGCCTCCTGCGAACTCACGCTGGCGGCAAACGGCATGACGGCCAAGGTTTATCCCTCCGATGGACTGGCGCAAACCAGTGGAAAATTCGACGGTATTATCTCCAACCCACCGTTCCACGATGGCCTTGCCAGCACCACTAGCATTGCCCAAAGTTTTGTTGCCGATAGCGCCAAGCAATTGCAATCTAAAGGGATTTGGCAAATCGTCGCTAACCGTCACTTGCCCTACTCTGACACCATCGCCGCCGAGTTCGGCCAATTAACCGTGCCGGCGGAGAACAACAAGTACAAACTCTATTCCTTCCAACAGGCCTAA
- a CDS encoding DUF342 domain-containing protein, with product MLAPELLELSSDKTKAELRLIPNEHGPITRDDVMRLLSVPEFAPLFPLEPAIDKVIAQTNSLCHQEDGKYELFAVLAERRDGSVKIELSQDKMQATMVLTAPWGGKAVDLPEILTQLKKDNVCMGLSKLKIQALLQKMTKLKPGESCQSEIAQGKPAINGENAVLERKVSLARERLLQPQEREDGTVDMRNLGAMIMVKPNDLLMIKHPATEGSPGYNIRGEVLKQKPGKDLVLQPGTGTDFHPKDPNKLIATVAGQPVETRTGMNVDDVLQLKDVDISTGHINFKGSILITGDVHEGMMVKSSGDITVMGFVDSATLEADGDITVSKGVIGRQVRVNEFSTNITAQGQISAQFVQYSQLTAKGNILITKQLLHSNTKTAGTLTVSDQSGRRGDLVGGVAHAEKGLTAVVIGATAGTKTEVYCAMEQGELKQNLKQLEESVHAMVVATLDIEARLKKLPPKSEWQNDPIMIEQIKMMLDEKNRILGERSREELEFDSLKLEVESYYDKYRIDVIKHVFLNAEFHIGQANHRTTREHGTCSITNLNQEINFDYNAKPKPQTPSH from the coding sequence ATGTTGGCCCCTGAACTTCTTGAGCTAAGCAGCGATAAAACCAAGGCGGAATTACGTTTGATTCCGAACGAACACGGTCCTATTACCCGTGATGATGTGATGCGTTTATTGTCCGTGCCTGAGTTTGCCCCCCTATTCCCACTCGAGCCAGCGATAGACAAAGTGATCGCGCAAACCAATTCCCTGTGTCATCAAGAGGATGGTAAATACGAGCTATTTGCCGTATTGGCAGAACGCCGTGATGGCAGCGTAAAAATCGAGCTCAGCCAAGATAAGATGCAAGCCACTATGGTCTTAACCGCCCCTTGGGGTGGCAAAGCCGTCGACTTGCCCGAAATCCTTACACAGCTCAAAAAAGACAATGTATGCATGGGGTTAAGCAAGCTTAAGATCCAAGCTTTGTTGCAAAAAATGACCAAGTTAAAGCCAGGCGAAAGCTGCCAGAGTGAAATCGCCCAAGGTAAACCTGCGATAAATGGCGAAAATGCAGTATTGGAACGCAAGGTATCCCTCGCCCGTGAACGACTATTACAGCCGCAGGAGCGGGAAGACGGCACTGTGGATATGCGCAACCTTGGCGCCATGATTATGGTCAAACCCAACGATCTATTGATGATTAAGCATCCTGCGACCGAAGGCTCTCCCGGCTACAACATTAGGGGCGAAGTCCTTAAACAAAAACCGGGAAAAGATCTGGTATTACAACCCGGTACTGGTACTGACTTCCATCCGAAAGATCCCAATAAACTGATCGCCACAGTGGCTGGCCAACCGGTTGAAACCCGCACAGGCATGAATGTCGACGATGTGCTTCAACTGAAAGATGTGGATATCAGTACTGGCCATATCAACTTTAAAGGCAGTATTTTAATTACAGGTGATGTGCACGAAGGCATGATGGTTAAAAGCTCTGGCGATATTACCGTGATGGGTTTTGTCGATTCGGCGACCCTCGAGGCAGATGGTGATATTACGGTAAGCAAGGGCGTGATCGGTCGCCAAGTCAGAGTCAATGAGTTCTCCACCAATATCACGGCTCAGGGGCAAATTAGCGCCCAGTTCGTGCAATATTCCCAATTGACTGCCAAGGGTAATATTCTGATCACTAAGCAGTTATTGCACAGCAATACCAAAACCGCAGGCACGCTCACTGTCAGCGATCAAAGCGGCCGCCGTGGTGACTTAGTCGGTGGTGTCGCGCATGCCGAAAAGGGCCTTACCGCCGTGGTGATAGGTGCTACCGCTGGCACCAAAACCGAAGTGTACTGCGCCATGGAGCAGGGCGAACTCAAACAAAACCTTAAGCAGCTAGAGGAGAGCGTTCATGCCATGGTGGTTGCCACTCTGGATATCGAGGCTCGCCTGAAAAAACTGCCGCCGAAATCAGAATGGCAGAACGACCCTATCATGATCGAACAGATCAAGATGATGCTCGACGAGAAGAATCGCATCTTAGGTGAACGTTCCCGCGAAGAATTAGAGTTCGACAGCCTAAAGCTGGAGGTCGAAAGCTACTATGACAAGTACCGTATCGATGTGATTAAGCATGTGTTCCTCAATGCCGAGTTCCATATTGGTCAAGCCAATCACCGAACCACACGCGAACACGGCACTTGCTCGATAACCAATCTTAATCAAGAGATTAACTTCGACTACAACGCTAAACCTAAGCCACAAACGCCAAGCCATTAA
- a CDS encoding efflux transporter outer membrane subunit has product MNNQVLTHQNELGRRVCSTLKLSVIAISIALLSGCGALMRSDFEPPALQVPEQWQHTQVNGQVSLDPWWQKFNQPELNQLISQVLSSNNDLTLATLTLQKARLQAGLARDDLYPQLSSNNTASVNKPLEGGSSSKAFQANLSVSYEVDLWGKVSANIDQAQWTALASLEDRESTAQSLVATTASLYWQIGYLHQRIELSNKSIEHSRQTLALTQRQYASGAVTELNVLESQRSLAGQEASHSQLLQQLVEAENALAILLNHAPGQVAVEIKQLPDSAVPEIGVGIPADLVGRRPDVKAALYQLRSSLASKDATYASYFPSLSLTGSVGESTSELKELLRNPVGSLGAGLVLPFLQWNQMQINNDIADIDYQSAIVSYRKTLYSAFEDVDNAISAKQQYAYQGEKLEQQFSAAAQAEAIYESQYRHGAIGIQNWIDAQENRRSAEAALLENRYNQLTAQATLYQALGGSDIAPPLADN; this is encoded by the coding sequence ATGAATAATCAAGTTTTAACGCATCAAAATGAATTAGGCCGCCGTGTCTGTTCAACGCTCAAGCTCAGCGTGATTGCCATCAGCATCGCTTTGCTCTCGGGTTGTGGTGCACTGATGCGCTCCGACTTTGAGCCGCCTGCTTTACAGGTGCCAGAGCAGTGGCAGCACACCCAAGTAAATGGTCAAGTCAGCCTAGACCCTTGGTGGCAGAAGTTTAATCAACCCGAATTGAATCAGCTGATTAGTCAAGTGCTCAGCAGCAATAATGATCTGACGCTCGCCACCTTAACCTTGCAAAAGGCGCGTTTACAGGCGGGGTTAGCGCGGGATGATCTGTATCCACAGCTCAGCTCCAATAATACGGCCTCAGTGAATAAACCGCTGGAGGGCGGCAGTTCGAGCAAGGCATTTCAGGCGAACCTGTCGGTAAGCTATGAGGTGGATCTCTGGGGCAAAGTGTCGGCCAATATCGATCAAGCCCAGTGGACTGCACTGGCAAGTCTTGAAGATCGGGAGAGCACGGCGCAGAGTCTCGTCGCGACGACGGCGTCACTCTATTGGCAGATTGGTTATCTGCATCAACGGATTGAACTAAGCAATAAGAGTATTGAACACAGTCGGCAAACGCTGGCGTTAACCCAGCGCCAATATGCCTCGGGCGCCGTGACTGAGCTGAATGTGCTCGAATCCCAACGCAGTTTAGCGGGACAAGAGGCCTCTCACAGTCAATTGTTGCAACAGTTGGTTGAAGCCGAAAATGCTCTGGCGATCTTACTCAATCACGCTCCGGGGCAAGTGGCGGTTGAGATCAAGCAATTGCCGGATAGCGCTGTGCCAGAGATTGGTGTTGGCATTCCCGCCGACTTGGTCGGCCGTCGTCCCGATGTGAAGGCGGCCCTATATCAATTGCGCTCGTCGCTGGCCAGTAAGGATGCGACCTATGCCAGTTACTTCCCAAGCTTGAGTTTGACTGGCAGCGTAGGGGAGTCGACCTCAGAGCTAAAAGAGTTATTGCGTAATCCTGTGGGGAGTTTAGGCGCGGGCTTAGTGCTGCCCTTTTTGCAATGGAATCAAATGCAAATCAACAATGATATTGCCGATATCGACTACCAGTCGGCCATAGTGAGCTACCGTAAAACCCTCTACAGCGCCTTCGAGGATGTGGATAACGCCATCTCGGCCAAGCAGCAATACGCTTACCAAGGTGAGAAGCTTGAGCAGCAATTTAGCGCCGCCGCCCAGGCCGAAGCCATTTATGAGAGCCAATATCGCCATGGTGCTATCGGCATTCAAAATTGGATCGATGCGCAGGAGAATCGCCGCAGCGCCGAAGCCGCATTGCTGGAGAATCGCTATAACCAATTAACGGCTCAAGCGACGCTCTACCAAGCCCTAGGTGGGAGTGATATTGCGCCGCCGTTAGCGGATAACTGA
- a CDS encoding MacB family efflux pump subunit: MSKPLLEVSACYRSFQAGEQQLTVLKDINLSIARGEMVAIVGASGSGKSTLMNILGCLDKPSKGSYFIDGQDTSQMDVDELAKLRREHFGFIFQRYHLLGDLNAVGNVEVPAVYAGKDRLERRERAESLLSRLGLGERLDHKPNQLSGGQQQRVSVARALMNGGDVILADEPTGALDSHSGEEMMRLLQELHREGQTIIIVTHDMHVAQHADRIIEIKDGVIISDEPNPASNIAPAPKTEVIPAKTKARARVAAWDRYAEALKMALLAMSTHRLRTFLTMLGIIIGIASVVSVVALGEGSQREILKSISSMGTNTIDIRPGSGFGDRRSARVRTLTASDANALKNLPYVDSVTPSIGSSATVRYGNKAVTATVNGVGPEFFRVRGYELAQGQFWDDDSVNALAQDAVIDDNTRKQLFPNSSGAINSAIGEVIFLGDLPVRIIGVTQPKESAFGNSDALNVWVPYTTVSGRMVGKKYLDGITVRLDESVPSNAAEQGIISLLKMRHGTQDFFTINTDTIRQNIEKTTATMTLLISAIAVISLVVGGIGVMNIMLVSVTERTREIGVRMAVGARQSDILRQFLIEAVLVCLCGGALGVALAYLIGVVFAQAGGSFQMIYSTTSIVAAFACSTLIGVLFGFLPARNAARLDPVDALARE; the protein is encoded by the coding sequence GTGAGTAAGCCATTACTGGAAGTCTCAGCTTGCTACCGCAGTTTTCAGGCTGGTGAGCAACAACTGACTGTACTCAAAGATATTAATCTTTCCATCGCCCGTGGTGAGATGGTCGCGATTGTCGGCGCCTCGGGGTCGGGTAAGTCGACCCTGATGAATATCTTGGGCTGTTTAGATAAACCCTCAAAGGGCTCGTACTTTATCGATGGCCAAGATACCTCGCAGATGGATGTGGATGAACTGGCAAAGCTGAGGCGCGAGCATTTTGGCTTTATTTTCCAGCGATATCATTTGCTTGGCGATCTTAATGCCGTGGGTAACGTCGAAGTACCCGCCGTGTATGCGGGTAAAGATCGCTTAGAGCGTCGGGAGCGTGCGGAAAGCTTGTTATCACGTTTGGGTTTAGGTGAGCGCCTAGACCACAAGCCGAATCAGCTCAGTGGCGGCCAGCAGCAAAGGGTGAGTGTGGCGCGGGCGCTGATGAATGGCGGCGATGTGATCCTCGCCGACGAACCGACTGGCGCCTTAGATAGTCACAGCGGCGAAGAAATGATGCGTCTGTTGCAGGAACTGCACCGCGAGGGCCAGACCATCATTATCGTGACCCACGATATGCATGTGGCCCAGCATGCCGACCGTATTATCGAGATTAAGGACGGGGTGATTATCAGCGATGAGCCTAATCCCGCCTCAAATATTGCGCCTGCGCCTAAGACCGAAGTGATCCCCGCCAAGACTAAGGCGCGCGCCCGTGTGGCGGCATGGGACAGATATGCCGAAGCCCTGAAAATGGCGCTGCTGGCGATGTCGACCCATAGATTGCGCACCTTTTTAACTATGCTGGGGATTATTATCGGTATCGCCTCCGTGGTCTCTGTGGTGGCGCTGGGGGAAGGCTCGCAGCGGGAGATCTTAAAGAGCATTAGTTCGATGGGCACCAATACCATAGACATTCGCCCTGGCTCAGGCTTTGGTGATAGGCGCTCGGCAAGGGTGCGAACTCTGACCGCAAGCGATGCCAACGCACTGAAAAACTTACCCTATGTCGATAGTGTCACCCCGAGCATTGGCTCGAGTGCGACTGTGCGTTATGGCAATAAAGCGGTGACGGCAACAGTGAATGGCGTGGGGCCCGAGTTCTTCCGGGTTCGAGGCTATGAGCTTGCCCAAGGACAGTTTTGGGACGATGACAGTGTTAATGCGTTAGCCCAAGATGCGGTAATCGACGATAACACCCGCAAACAGCTGTTCCCTAACAGTAGCGGCGCTATCAACTCTGCCATTGGGGAAGTGATCTTCCTCGGGGATTTACCGGTGCGGATTATTGGTGTTACCCAGCCTAAGGAAAGCGCCTTTGGTAATAGTGATGCCCTCAATGTGTGGGTGCCATACACTACGGTTTCTGGCCGTATGGTGGGCAAAAAATACTTAGATGGCATTACCGTGCGGCTCGATGAGTCAGTGCCGAGCAATGCGGCGGAGCAGGGCATTATTAGCCTGCTGAAGATGCGCCACGGCACGCAGGATTTCTTCACCATTAACACGGATACCATTCGCCAGAATATCGAGAAAACCACCGCGACCATGACGCTATTAATCTCGGCGATTGCGGTGATTTCCCTCGTGGTGGGCGGCATTGGGGTGATGAATATCATGCTGGTGTCGGTGACTGAGCGTACCCGCGAGATTGGCGTTCGCATGGCAGTCGGGGCGCGCCAGAGCGATATTCTGCGGCAGTTTTTAATTGAGGCCGTGTTAGTTTGTCTGTGCGGCGGCGCGCTTGGGGTGGCCTTGGCTTATTTGATTGGCGTGGTGTTTGCCCAAGCGGGAGGCAGTTTCCAGATGATTTATTCGACGACTTCTATTGTTGCCGCCTTCGCCTGCTCTACCTTAATCGGGGTGCTGTTTGGCTTCTTGCCCGCTCGCAACGCGGCGCGTTTAGACCCTGTTGATGCCCTAGCGAGAGAGTAA
- a CDS encoding DUF4144 domain-containing protein yields MTQVKMADIEWPAVVKLTQNDELLYLAHQRDWLELACLYQHQFIDTDLLLDSLGNQYLIRATPSTIHEDPIGELPKLLKQEQKLPLTDFIKWVQKHANAIGQCCVAKLAFTTLAQGMEIVRSLDD; encoded by the coding sequence ATGACTCAAGTGAAAATGGCAGACATTGAATGGCCTGCGGTAGTCAAACTCACTCAAAATGACGAACTACTTTACCTTGCCCATCAACGGGATTGGTTAGAGCTTGCCTGCCTGTATCAGCATCAATTTATCGACACGGATCTGTTACTCGACAGTCTCGGTAACCAATATCTGATCCGCGCCACCCCAAGCACGATTCACGAAGATCCCATAGGCGAACTGCCTAAGCTGCTCAAACAAGAGCAAAAATTGCCGCTTACCGACTTTATCAAATGGGTACAAAAGCACGCCAATGCCATAGGTCAGTGCTGCGTCGCCAAGTTAGCCTTCACCACATTGGCCCAAGGGATGGAAATTGTTCGCAGCTTAGATGACTAA
- a CDS encoding site-2 protease family protein gives MELLKIDCLGKSLRLEGSLAGWQQLFWDNTLVSQKAASVENGGLKVHEFELTQHQSQLASDTGETQVLEHKIQVRLETDVVWQPFRFDYRLLVDEEVMAQGTRTEKDIERQTPEVPVTNPQKISFVGLASLGFKLLKSAKVIKVVLAGASVAAYSWLFSFQFALALIACLVFHEYGHIRAMKYFGMKTKGIYLIPFMGGLALSDEKINTRWQDVVISIMGPTFGLLMSVGSLIAYHLTDNVFFAGLAAFNALLNLFNLLPILPLDGGHILKSISFSMNSIMGLIACVIGAAFGVYISYTLGLALLGFLLLIGSLEIVFEWRTRHQSHLLPLDRYGQIFSTIWYLVTVAALVGIIWHLAGTGDDMLSLPLHILRS, from the coding sequence TTGGAACTACTTAAGATTGACTGCTTAGGCAAATCGCTGCGTTTGGAAGGCTCACTCGCAGGTTGGCAACAACTCTTTTGGGACAATACCTTAGTCTCACAAAAAGCCGCATCGGTCGAAAATGGCGGCCTCAAAGTTCATGAGTTTGAACTCACCCAGCATCAGAGCCAATTGGCCAGCGATACCGGCGAAACACAGGTTTTAGAACACAAAATTCAAGTACGCCTCGAGACCGACGTGGTGTGGCAGCCCTTTAGATTCGATTACCGCCTGCTGGTCGATGAGGAAGTGATGGCCCAAGGCACTCGCACCGAGAAAGATATCGAGCGCCAAACCCCTGAAGTCCCTGTGACTAACCCTCAAAAAATCAGTTTTGTCGGCCTAGCCTCCCTCGGCTTTAAGCTGCTCAAGAGTGCCAAAGTGATTAAAGTTGTGCTCGCGGGCGCGAGTGTGGCGGCCTATTCTTGGCTGTTCTCCTTCCAATTTGCCCTGGCGCTTATCGCCTGTTTGGTCTTCCACGAATACGGCCATATCCGCGCGATGAAGTATTTTGGGATGAAAACCAAAGGGATATATCTCATCCCCTTTATGGGCGGACTCGCGCTGAGTGATGAAAAGATTAATACCCGCTGGCAGGATGTGGTCATCTCGATTATGGGCCCAACCTTCGGCCTGTTGATGTCTGTGGGCTCGCTTATTGCTTACCACCTGACGGACAATGTCTTCTTTGCGGGGCTCGCGGCCTTTAACGCGCTACTTAACCTGTTTAATTTATTGCCGATTTTACCCCTCGATGGCGGCCATATTTTAAAGAGCATTAGCTTCTCGATGAACAGCATCATGGGCTTAATCGCCTGCGTGATTGGTGCCGCCTTTGGGGTGTATATCAGCTATACCTTGGGCCTCGCCCTACTCGGCTTCCTATTGCTTATCGGTAGCTTAGAGATAGTGTTCGAGTGGCGTACCCGCCATCAAAGCCACCTGTTGCCGCTAGACAGATATGGGCAGATTTTCTCAACCATTTGGTATCTGGTGACCGTTGCCGCCCTAGTCGGTATCATCTGGCACTTAGCGGGCACGGGCGATGATATGTTAAGCCTGCCACTGCATATTCTGCGCAGCTAA
- a CDS encoding sensor domain-containing diguanylate cyclase: MSKFNWFNSLRYRLTFFFGGISLIFCLGFTSYLSSITSDKLLNAYANQLTMIGRSIETTISNNIDERAREISLLSKRALFSGVSANYPQIRQNLDNIKTSYEYYSWLGFADINGVVKYAADGTLEGHDVSKRPWFINGKTGVFIGDVHDAVLLAKVLNIDKNDPLRLIDFAAPVFDTNNNLLGVVATHSNWKWVNTVIESALARSQQQTGIDVQIVSRDDGILYPQASADQHLPQDLLPKDNSSQLIQWPDGHEYLTGVTTLKSTLIDQLGWRIVVRIPKNIALQEITELQRQLLWVSVIAVLLCLWFVYRMSISMSLPLERLITVTREIQAGKEQVKFPKSNGLIEISFLIDAIQKMTFSLLSHEKSLVEMNQTLENKVLERTKELESANQELERLSRRDPLTDLHNRRSAAEHIDSEFTRLKRFGLAYSILMVDIDHFKKINDTYGHETGDIVLVEVAKLLAQSVRKADLVARYGGEEFLIILTGTDSSDALTLAEKIRASINTTEFTVVKNVTASIGLSTVEQADETAYDVVRRADTALYLAKTTGRNKVCT; this comes from the coding sequence TTGAGCAAATTTAACTGGTTCAACTCACTCAGATACCGATTAACCTTTTTCTTCGGTGGGATCAGTCTTATTTTCTGTCTTGGTTTTACCAGCTATTTATCTTCCATTACCTCAGACAAACTGCTCAATGCCTATGCCAATCAATTAACCATGATTGGCCGTTCGATTGAAACAACTATCTCGAACAACATTGACGAACGTGCCCGAGAAATATCGCTATTGAGTAAACGCGCGCTCTTTTCAGGCGTTAGCGCTAACTATCCACAGATCCGCCAAAACCTCGATAATATAAAAACCTCCTACGAATACTACTCATGGCTTGGGTTTGCCGATATCAATGGCGTCGTCAAATACGCGGCCGATGGCACGCTTGAAGGCCATGACGTATCCAAACGCCCATGGTTTATTAATGGCAAGACGGGCGTATTCATTGGTGATGTACACGATGCAGTATTGCTCGCCAAGGTGTTAAATATCGATAAAAATGATCCTCTGCGCCTAATCGATTTTGCGGCCCCTGTGTTTGATACCAATAACAACTTGCTTGGCGTCGTTGCCACCCATTCAAACTGGAAATGGGTTAACACTGTGATTGAATCGGCGCTGGCAAGAAGCCAGCAACAAACAGGGATAGATGTACAAATCGTAAGCCGTGACGATGGGATTTTGTACCCGCAAGCCTCGGCGGATCAGCACCTTCCTCAGGATTTACTCCCCAAAGACAACAGCAGTCAGCTTATTCAATGGCCTGATGGTCATGAATATTTAACGGGTGTGACCACACTAAAATCAACCTTGATAGATCAATTGGGCTGGCGCATTGTCGTTCGCATCCCGAAAAATATTGCCCTGCAAGAGATCACCGAACTACAACGCCAACTTCTCTGGGTGAGCGTCATTGCGGTCTTGCTGTGCCTGTGGTTTGTCTACCGCATGTCGATTTCAATGAGCTTACCGCTCGAGCGATTAATTACCGTCACCAGAGAGATCCAAGCAGGCAAAGAGCAAGTTAAATTCCCCAAATCAAATGGTTTGATTGAAATTTCATTCTTGATTGATGCCATTCAAAAGATGACCTTCTCGCTATTGAGCCATGAGAAGAGCCTAGTGGAAATGAATCAGACCTTAGAAAATAAAGTCTTAGAGCGCACCAAAGAACTCGAATCGGCCAATCAAGAGCTTGAACGATTAAGCAGACGAGATCCCTTGACGGATCTCCACAATCGTCGTTCGGCCGCCGAACATATCGACAGCGAATTTACGAGACTCAAACGCTTTGGATTGGCTTATTCAATCCTGATGGTGGATATCGATCATTTCAAAAAGATTAACGATACCTATGGGCATGAGACGGGCGATATTGTGTTAGTCGAAGTCGCTAAGTTATTAGCGCAATCGGTACGTAAAGCCGACTTAGTCGCGCGTTACGGCGGCGAAGAGTTTTTAATTATACTGACTGGCACTGATAGTAGTGATGCATTAACCCTTGCCGAAAAAATAAGAGCATCCATTAATACGACCGAATTCACTGTCGTAAAAAATGTCACCGCCAGCATTGGCTTATCGACCGTCGAGCAAGCGGATGAAACTGCCTATGATGTCGTTAGACGAGCCGACACCGCCCTCTATTTAGCCAAAACCACCGGCAGAAATAAGGTTTGTACTTAG